GGCGTTCTCGTAGTGCTCCATCTTGATCGGGATGTTACCTCCCGGCAGATAGATGTCGCCCGTGTATGTAGTGGCCGGCTGATCCCGCCAGGCGTCAATCAGCAGGTGGTTGTTCACCCAGAGCCGGCCGCCATCATCCACAGTCATACTGAAGCGATAGAAGCCAGCCGGCAGCGAGAGGGTGCGCGTCCAGCGGACGGAGAACCCATCGTTGCCGATGATGCCGGGGGCCGGCGATCCGCTACCCCAGTTAAAGTTGATTTGCGCGTCATCTCGTACCAGTGCTGGCGGGCCGCTCAGCGTCCTGTTGTTGAAGTATTCGCCGCGCCAGTTCAGGATGGGGACTGGCGCTGGAGCCCAAGAGACCCGGACCAAGGCCTCGCCGAAGCGCTCATAGTACTCGACGACGACCAGATGATGGCCAGGGCCGAGGTATTTATCGGCGCTCACCGTGCGCGCCGGGTGGTCAGACCAATCGTGGAGGATGAGCTCACCATCTACGAACACGCGGATGCCATCGTCGCTGGTGGCTGTGAAGCGGTATGTGCCGGGAGGAACGTCAATGTAGCGGGTCCAGCGGGCGGAAAAGTTGTCGGGATTGATGCTGGGATCAGGAGAGCTAGTTCCCCAGTTGTGATCGAGGTTGGCATCGAAAGGCCCTTCCTGGCGGACAAGCACAGG
This genomic interval from Anaerolineae bacterium contains the following:
- a CDS encoding PA14 domain-containing protein, which encodes MSKGFRLLISLILVLAATGTAFAQGPVQPLHTEPTWQAMYWNNTTLSGPPVLVRQEGPFDANLDHNWGTSSPDPSINPDNFSARWTRYIDVPPGTYRFTATSDDGIRVFVDGELILHDWSDHPARTVSADKYLGPGHHLVVVEYYERFGEALVRVSWAPAPVPILNWRGEYFNNRTLSGPPALVRDDAQINFNWGSGSPAPGIIGNDGFSVRWTRTLSLPAGFYRFSMTVDDGGRLWVNNHLLIDAWRDQPATTYTGDIYLPGGNIPIKMEHYENAGEAVAQLSWFTLVTPVPTPPPPPPPSAVIVDDTDPGFVRGGSPTGWHIAYEGYGGRLLWTRNNDRVRPSYNWGRWYPSLAPGRYEVLVFIPQRYTTTARARYWVSHAGGFTLRIVDQSASGNRWVSLGTYWFTGTRSDYVSLSDVTYEPRLSRLIAFDAVRWEPR